A genomic segment from Flavobacterium sp. 9R encodes:
- the ribH gene encoding 6,7-dimethyl-8-ribityllumazine synthase, translating to MATVNKNLSDYNKNEVPDAKDFRFGIVVAEWNENITEGLFNGAYQALIENQVPVQHIIRWNVPGSFELIYGAKKMLQTQNVDAVIVIGCVIQGETKHFDFVCEGVTQGIKDLNVQTDIPVIFCVLTDNTMQQSIDRSGGIHGNKGTEAAIAAIKMAYIRHQATLTHQFQHQNLLGAGALQIEDKPLQLEE from the coding sequence ATGGCAACCGTAAACAAAAATTTATCGGATTATAATAAAAACGAAGTTCCAGATGCCAAAGATTTCCGTTTCGGAATTGTGGTTGCAGAATGGAATGAAAATATAACAGAAGGGCTTTTCAATGGCGCTTACCAAGCCTTGATAGAAAACCAGGTGCCCGTTCAGCACATTATCCGTTGGAATGTTCCAGGTAGTTTTGAGCTGATTTATGGAGCTAAAAAAATGCTTCAAACTCAAAACGTAGATGCGGTTATCGTGATTGGTTGTGTGATTCAAGGTGAGACCAAACATTTCGATTTTGTTTGCGAAGGCGTTACCCAAGGCATCAAAGACCTAAACGTACAAACCGATATTCCTGTAATTTTTTGCGTACTAACCGATAATACGATGCAACAATCGATAGACAGAAGCGGAGGAATTCACGGTAACAAAGGTACCGAAGCCGCCATCGCAGCTATAAAAATGGCATACATTCGTCATCAAGCTACGCTAACGCATCAATTTCAACATCAAAATCTTTTAGGAGCTGGCGCTTTGCAAATTGAAGACAAGCCATTACAACTTGAAGAATAG
- a CDS encoding tol-pal system YbgF family protein, which produces MATYSKRGYKTPKEKEVKEPIEEVQINEKDSATAEVFSKLDETASRTEDFVAKNQKIIIGIVAGIALITVGYLAYQKFIATPQEEEAANEMFVAQQNFQKATDGVASDSLYKLSLNGSEGKFGFIKIADEYSGTSAGNLANYYAGIAYLNTGKYAEAISYLEKFKSDDIILSALAKGAIGDAYAQTNKQEEALDFYVKAAESNKNDFTTPRFLMKAGKTALSLGKKEDALKYFTDIKENYDATPEAAVVDGLIGLAQ; this is translated from the coding sequence ATGGCTACTTACAGCAAACGAGGATATAAAACACCAAAAGAGAAAGAAGTAAAAGAACCAATCGAAGAAGTTCAAATTAATGAAAAAGACAGTGCTACAGCTGAAGTTTTCTCTAAGCTAGACGAAACAGCATCAAGAACTGAAGATTTTGTTGCCAAAAACCAAAAAATCATTATTGGTATCGTAGCAGGTATTGCTTTGATAACTGTAGGATATTTAGCGTACCAAAAATTTATTGCTACTCCACAAGAAGAAGAAGCAGCTAACGAAATGTTCGTAGCCCAACAAAACTTCCAAAAAGCAACTGACGGTGTAGCTAGTGATTCTTTATACAAATTATCATTAAACGGGTCTGAAGGTAAATTCGGATTTATCAAAATCGCTGACGAATATTCAGGAACTTCTGCTGGAAATTTAGCCAACTACTATGCGGGTATTGCTTACCTAAATACAGGTAAATATGCAGAAGCAATCTCTTATTTAGAGAAATTCAAATCTGATGACATTATCCTAAGCGCATTGGCAAAAGGAGCTATTGGAGATGCTTATGCTCAAACCAACAAGCAAGAAGAAGCTTTAGATTTTTATGTAAAAGCAGCTGAATCGAACAAAAACGATTTTACTACGCCACGTTTCTTGATGAAAGCTGGTAAAACGGCTTTGAGCTTAGGCAAAAAAGAAGACGCTTTGAAATACTTTACAGATATCAAAGAAAATTATGACGCAACTCCAGAAGCTGCTGTTGTAGATGGATTGATAGGATTAGCGCAATAA
- a CDS encoding DNA replication/repair protein RecF, producing MYLKKISLFNYKNFAEAEFEFDNKINCFVGKNGIGKTNVLDAIYHLAYGKSYFNPLAIQNIKHGEDFFVIDALFEKNERNEQIVCSIKKGQKKILKRNGKAYDKFSDHIGFIPLVIISPADRDLIIEGSETRRKFMDSVISQLDATYLQQLIQYQKTISQRNALLKYFALNHVFDKDTLSIYNEQLDGFAALLFEKRKAFIAEFLPIFNKHHQAITGSAEQVQLVYESHLYENSLLNLLNENLAKDRALQYTSVGIHKDDLSFEIDSFPIKKFGSQGQQKSFLIALKLAQFDFLKQQSGVKPILLFDDIFDKLDEFRVAKIIEMVKDDSFGQLFISDTHPERTEAILQSTYQSYTVFNL from the coding sequence ATGTATTTAAAAAAAATTTCTTTATTCAATTATAAAAATTTTGCCGAAGCTGAATTTGAATTTGACAACAAGATTAATTGTTTTGTTGGCAAAAACGGAATTGGAAAAACGAATGTTCTGGATGCCATTTATCATTTGGCTTACGGTAAAAGTTATTTCAATCCGCTGGCCATTCAAAATATCAAACACGGTGAGGATTTTTTTGTAATTGATGCTTTGTTTGAAAAAAATGAGCGCAACGAACAAATAGTTTGCAGCATCAAAAAAGGGCAAAAAAAGATTTTAAAAAGAAACGGAAAAGCCTACGACAAATTTTCGGACCACATTGGTTTTATTCCACTGGTAATTATTTCGCCTGCCGACCGTGACCTTATTATAGAAGGCAGCGAAACCCGAAGAAAGTTTATGGACAGCGTGATTTCGCAACTCGACGCGACCTATTTACAGCAATTGATTCAGTATCAAAAAACAATCAGTCAGCGCAACGCTTTATTGAAGTATTTTGCTTTGAATCACGTTTTTGACAAGGACACCTTATCTATTTACAACGAGCAATTGGATGGTTTTGCTGCCTTACTTTTCGAAAAAAGGAAAGCCTTTATTGCCGAATTTTTACCCATTTTCAATAAGCATCATCAAGCCATTACAGGAAGCGCAGAACAAGTACAATTGGTTTATGAAAGTCATCTTTATGAAAATTCTCTTTTGAACTTACTAAATGAAAATTTAGCCAAAGACCGAGCGTTACAGTACACCAGCGTTGGCATCCATAAAGACGATTTGTCGTTTGAGATTGATTCGTTTCCTATCAAAAAATTTGGTTCACAAGGCCAACAAAAATCATTTTTGATTGCGCTAAAACTGGCTCAATTTGATTTTCTGAAACAACAAAGTGGCGTAAAACCAATACTGCTTTTTGATGATATTTTTGATAAGCTAGATGAATTTCGAGTAGCCAAAATTATCGAAATGGTAAAAGACGATTCGTTTGGACAACTCTTTATTTCGGACACTCATCCCGAAAGAACTGAGGCCATACTGCAATCGACTTATCAAAGCTATACCGTTTTCAATTTGTAG
- a CDS encoding thioredoxin domain-containing protein produces MKNIIIIALAMLFSFTSCQSQTSKNIQLLEASAFAEKIKNTPNAQILDVRTPQEFAGDHIENAKNVNWLNADFATNAATLDKTKPVFVYCKAGSRSNKAAAKLAEMGFTTIYDLQGGILKWEAAGLSKPSDKLVGINRQQFEALLKSDKKVLINFFAPWCAPCKKMEPFILKMQKENSDKVVIVRLNADENKTIMKELKVEELPTLLLYENNNLKWKSSGFVSEEDLKKQIL; encoded by the coding sequence ATGAAAAACATTATTATCATCGCATTGGCAATGCTTTTTAGTTTTACTTCTTGTCAAAGTCAAACTTCAAAAAACATACAACTACTAGAAGCTTCAGCTTTTGCAGAGAAAATAAAAAACACCCCTAACGCACAAATCCTTGACGTAAGAACCCCTCAAGAATTTGCAGGCGACCATATTGAAAATGCCAAAAACGTCAATTGGCTCAATGCTGATTTTGCCACAAATGCTGCAACATTAGACAAAACAAAACCCGTATTTGTATACTGCAAAGCAGGAAGTCGCAGCAATAAAGCTGCAGCAAAATTAGCAGAAATGGGATTTACAACCATTTATGACCTACAAGGTGGTATTCTAAAATGGGAAGCGGCTGGCCTTTCAAAACCAAGTGATAAACTTGTTGGAATAAACCGTCAACAATTTGAAGCACTTTTGAAGTCAGACAAAAAAGTACTAATCAATTTCTTCGCGCCTTGGTGTGCGCCTTGCAAAAAAATGGAACCTTTCATATTAAAAATGCAAAAAGAAAATAGCGACAAAGTTGTTATTGTTCGTTTGAACGCCGATGAAAATAAAACCATTATGAAAGAACTAAAAGTAGAAGAACTTCCAACCTTACTTTTGTACGAAAACAACAACCTTAAATGGAAAAGTAGCGGTTTTGTAAGCGAAGAAGATTTGAAAAAACAAATACTATAA
- a CDS encoding DUF2461 domain-containing protein, which produces MVSESTIQFLKDLKTNNNREWFLDNKKRYEAVKKEYYQLTSDLLDSMKPLDPTLALLEVKNCVFRINRDIRFSKDKSPYKTHLGIWLSTGAKNVESAGYYLQIDTENPFVGGGMYCPQPEQIQKIRKEINFFYDDLVAITSDKDFVSNYKALNRDENSTLKNPPRGCEKDNPAIEFLKLKSYTATENFKPELLTHKDFIPLMVQKMIALRPLNEFLNRALEIE; this is translated from the coding sequence ATGGTTTCGGAAAGTACGATACAATTCTTGAAAGATTTAAAAACCAACAACAACAGAGAGTGGTTTTTAGACAATAAAAAACGATACGAAGCTGTAAAAAAAGAATACTACCAACTAACATCTGACCTATTGGATAGTATGAAGCCTTTGGACCCAACTTTAGCACTTTTGGAAGTAAAAAACTGTGTATTCAGAATCAATCGTGATATTCGTTTTTCAAAGGATAAATCACCTTACAAAACCCATTTAGGCATTTGGCTTTCTACTGGCGCAAAAAATGTAGAATCGGCTGGATATTATTTACAAATCGATACTGAAAACCCTTTTGTTGGTGGTGGAATGTATTGTCCTCAACCCGAACAAATTCAGAAAATTCGAAAAGAAATCAACTTTTTTTATGACGATTTAGTAGCCATAACTAGCGACAAAGATTTCGTGTCTAATTACAAAGCACTGAATCGTGACGAAAATTCAACGCTAAAAAATCCACCAAGAGGCTGCGAAAAAGACAACCCAGCCATTGAATTTTTAAAGTTAAAAAGCTATACCGCTACAGAAAACTTCAAGCCTGAACTTTTGACGCACAAAGATTTCATTCCGTTAATGGTCCAAAAAATGATTGCTTTGCGACCGCTAAACGAATTCCTCAACAGAGCTTTAGAAATAGAATAA
- the murB gene encoding UDP-N-acetylmuramate dehydrogenase, which translates to MEILKNFSLKNYNTFGIEAKAKQFVAVHSTEELQQVLAQHPNEKKFILGGGSNMLLTQDVDALVIHIDLKGKKIIDANDDFVWVEAQAGENWHEFVLWTIEQDFGGLENMSLIPGNVGTTPVQNIGAYGTEIKDTFVSCHAMHIATQEIKSFTNADCHFGYRESIFKNEVKGQFVITSVIFKLTKRNHHINTSYGDITGELAKNGITQPTLKDVSNAVIAIRQSKLPDPKELGNSGSFFKNPILPKADFESIHKKFPEMRFFEVSPTEIKVPAGWLIEQAGFKGKRFGDAGIHKNQALVLVNYGNATGQEIVAVSKNIQETIFNTFGIHIEAEVNII; encoded by the coding sequence ATGGAAATCCTCAAAAATTTTTCATTAAAAAATTACAACACCTTTGGCATTGAAGCCAAAGCCAAACAATTCGTTGCCGTTCACTCTACCGAAGAACTGCAACAGGTGTTAGCACAGCATCCCAACGAAAAAAAATTCATTTTGGGTGGAGGCAGCAATATGCTATTGACCCAAGACGTTGACGCCTTAGTCATCCACATCGATTTGAAAGGAAAAAAGATAATCGATGCCAATGACGATTTTGTTTGGGTGGAAGCCCAAGCTGGCGAAAACTGGCACGAGTTTGTACTTTGGACCATCGAGCAAGATTTTGGTGGATTAGAAAATATGTCGCTTATTCCGGGCAATGTGGGCACTACTCCGGTTCAAAACATTGGCGCTTATGGCACTGAAATCAAGGATACTTTTGTTTCGTGCCACGCTATGCACATAGCCACTCAAGAAATCAAAAGTTTTACCAATGCCGATTGCCATTTTGGATACCGCGAAAGCATTTTCAAAAACGAAGTAAAAGGTCAATTCGTAATTACTAGCGTGATTTTCAAATTAACCAAGAGAAATCACCACATCAACACCTCTTACGGCGATATTACTGGAGAATTAGCCAAAAACGGCATTACACAACCCACGCTAAAAGACGTGAGCAACGCCGTAATTGCCATCCGACAAAGCAAATTACCAGACCCAAAAGAGCTTGGCAATAGCGGTAGCTTCTTCAAAAACCCAATCCTTCCGAAAGCCGATTTCGAAAGCATTCATAAAAAATTTCCCGAAATGCGCTTTTTCGAGGTCTCTCCTACCGAGATCAAAGTACCTGCTGGCTGGCTAATCGAGCAAGCGGGCTTCAAAGGCAAACGCTTTGGCGACGCCGGAATTCACAAAAATCAAGCGCTGGTTCTTGTCAATTATGGCAACGCAACGGGGCAAGAAATCGTGGCGGTCTCCAAAAACATTCAAGAAACTATTTTCAACACTTTTGGCATACACATCGAGGCCGAAGTGAATATCATTTAG
- a CDS encoding FMN-binding negative transcriptional regulator produces MYTPDIYQLENPDSIRAFLKENAFGILINQTNGKLWATHIPMELDYNSEGKEILHGHLSKENPQGIAFEDNTEVLAIFTGPHAYISSSWYDHENVPTWNYTAVHVYGKVKIIHGEAVIDSLTKLVDKYEQASACPVKVSELSKATMRQAKGVIGFEIEITQIEATQKMSQNRDDHNYKNIIQELAKTQSPSAIAVAEEMKKLRK; encoded by the coding sequence ATGTACACACCCGATATTTACCAACTAGAAAATCCCGATAGCATTCGCGCCTTTCTAAAAGAAAATGCATTTGGCATATTAATCAATCAAACCAACGGAAAATTGTGGGCCACGCATATCCCAATGGAATTGGATTACAATAGCGAGGGTAAAGAAATTTTGCACGGTCATCTTTCCAAAGAAAATCCACAAGGCATCGCTTTTGAAGATAACACCGAAGTTTTAGCTATTTTTACGGGGCCGCACGCTTACATTTCATCTTCTTGGTACGACCACGAAAACGTACCCACTTGGAATTACACAGCCGTTCACGTATACGGAAAAGTAAAAATCATTCACGGAGAAGCTGTAATCGATTCTCTAACAAAATTGGTAGACAAATACGAACAAGCCTCAGCCTGTCCGGTAAAAGTTAGCGAATTATCCAAAGCTACGATGCGACAAGCCAAGGGCGTAATTGGTTTTGAAATTGAAATCACTCAAATTGAAGCGACACAAAAAATGTCACAAAATCGCGACGACCACAATTACAAAAACATAATTCAAGAGTTAGCAAAAACACAATCTCCTTCAGCTATTGCAGTTGCAGAAGAAATGAAAAAATTAAGAAAGTAA
- a CDS encoding glycosyltransferase produces MFLYLLYFFIALIVIQFVYYIGVFSKFSFTKPDAINAKNIPISVIVCAKNEEENVKEYIPILAQQDYPTFELVLIDDASSDETLEVFEAFEQQYPNIRLVKVKNNEAFWGNKKYALTLGIKAAKYEHLLFTDADCFPLTKDWITNMSAHFDRDKKIVLGYGGYTKIANSFLNKIIRYETVLTAIQYFSWAKSGRPYMGVGRNLAYKRDVFFDVNGFIDHIQVRSGDDDLFVNQAANKENTTIAYTPESFTYSEPKKTFKEWFNQKRRHAATAEHYKLGDQFQLGVFYCSQLLFIITAIVLLAFQFEWIIVASLIAFRYLFTWISFGLGAKKLKEKDIIYWYPVLEFWLIFTQINIFITNIFSKPVHWK; encoded by the coding sequence ATGTTTTTATATCTACTATACTTTTTTATCGCACTAATCGTAATACAATTTGTATACTATATTGGCGTTTTTAGTAAATTTTCCTTCACAAAACCTGATGCAATCAACGCTAAAAATATTCCTATTTCGGTAATCGTTTGTGCCAAAAATGAAGAAGAAAACGTAAAAGAATACATTCCGATTCTTGCACAACAAGACTATCCAACCTTCGAATTAGTACTGATAGATGACGCTTCTAGCGATGAAACATTAGAGGTTTTTGAAGCCTTTGAACAACAATATCCCAACATTCGATTAGTTAAAGTAAAAAACAACGAAGCCTTTTGGGGCAATAAAAAATATGCTTTGACCTTAGGGATTAAAGCAGCAAAATATGAGCATTTGTTATTCACCGATGCCGATTGCTTCCCGCTTACCAAAGACTGGATTACCAATATGTCCGCTCATTTTGACCGTGACAAAAAGATAGTTTTAGGCTATGGAGGTTATACCAAAATCGCCAATTCTTTTTTAAACAAAATCATTCGCTACGAAACCGTATTAACAGCAATACAATATTTTTCTTGGGCAAAATCAGGCCGTCCTTATATGGGAGTCGGACGAAATTTAGCTTACAAAAGAGACGTTTTTTTTGATGTAAACGGATTTATTGACCACATTCAAGTGCGTTCTGGCGACGATGATTTATTTGTCAATCAAGCAGCAAATAAAGAAAACACAACCATTGCTTACACTCCAGAAAGTTTTACGTATTCTGAACCTAAAAAAACATTCAAAGAGTGGTTCAATCAAAAAAGACGACACGCAGCAACCGCTGAACATTACAAATTGGGAGACCAATTCCAACTTGGTGTCTTTTATTGTTCCCAATTACTTTTCATAATAACCGCAATTGTATTACTTGCTTTTCAATTTGAATGGATAATCGTTGCAAGCTTAATTGCTTTCCGATATTTATTCACTTGGATTAGCTTTGGATTAGGAGCTAAAAAACTAAAAGAAAAAGACATCATCTATTGGTATCCTGTTCTTGAATTTTGGCTTATATTCACACAAATTAATATCTTTATTACCAATATTTTCTCAAAACCTGTACATTGGAAATAA
- a CDS encoding RNA polymerase sigma factor: MEINKKIEKAKKGDQIAFTFLLDHYWNEVYGFMLKRTENETDAEDITIETFSKAFDKISTYNSEFQFNTWLIAIAKNVHIDLLRKKKSNLFVEITEEQDRQAQNIADTTPSAEDELITEQNLSRLLQFIKELKPHYQEVIQLRYFQELSYQEIATKIDEPISNVKIKLLRAKKLLAEIIQQKR, translated from the coding sequence TTGGAAATAAATAAAAAAATTGAAAAAGCTAAAAAAGGGGACCAAATTGCCTTCACTTTCTTACTAGATCACTACTGGAATGAGGTATACGGCTTTATGCTCAAAAGAACCGAAAACGAAACCGATGCAGAAGACATCACTATCGAAACATTCTCAAAAGCGTTCGATAAAATTAGCACCTATAACAGCGAATTTCAATTCAATACTTGGCTTATTGCCATCGCAAAAAATGTCCACATCGACTTATTGCGCAAAAAAAAATCCAATCTTTTCGTAGAAATCACCGAGGAGCAAGACCGCCAAGCTCAAAATATTGCTGACACTACCCCATCAGCAGAAGACGAATTGATTACGGAACAAAATTTATCTCGTTTATTACAATTCATCAAAGAATTAAAACCACATTACCAAGAAGTCATTCAATTGCGTTATTTTCAAGAATTAAGCTACCAAGAAATCGCTACTAAAATTGACGAACCCATTAGTAATGTAAAAATCAAACTCCTGAGAGCTAAAAAGTTACTAGCAGAAATTATCCAGCAAAAACGCTAG
- a CDS encoding energy transducer TonB, producing the protein MSKLSIYESRWIDLVFEDKNKNYGAYQLRQESTKNTVSAFFLGVLLITTIVCIAMVINKLSPNTIVAPEIPGFEIRPIDLDEIIPVTPEEPVKKTALPTVKNPVENVVTTQNMTNPQVVNADVATPDVPKNNEFSQSNTTTAVTGEATTGTVTTATLGTTPEVEAPNNNIVNTAILDKSPEFPGGMKKFYSYVGNNFAKPDIEGLETIRISVAFVIEKDGSLTDIRVLKDPGYGLGQEAIRVLKSLKTKWNPGILNGKPMRTAYTLPIIIKAE; encoded by the coding sequence ATGTCAAAATTAAGTATTTACGAAAGCCGCTGGATTGATCTTGTTTTTGAAGACAAAAACAAAAATTATGGAGCCTATCAATTACGACAAGAAAGTACCAAAAACACGGTATCTGCTTTTTTTCTTGGCGTTTTATTAATTACCACTATCGTCTGCATTGCTATGGTCATTAACAAGCTAAGCCCAAATACCATTGTAGCACCAGAAATTCCAGGATTTGAAATACGACCTATAGATTTAGACGAAATCATTCCGGTGACACCTGAAGAACCTGTTAAAAAAACAGCACTCCCAACGGTAAAAAATCCTGTAGAAAACGTAGTAACTACCCAAAACATGACCAATCCGCAAGTTGTAAATGCAGATGTGGCCACTCCAGACGTTCCAAAAAACAATGAGTTTTCACAATCGAATACAACAACTGCTGTTACAGGTGAGGCTACAACTGGAACGGTGACTACTGCAACACTCGGCACAACTCCTGAAGTAGAGGCACCCAATAATAACATTGTTAACACCGCTATACTAGACAAATCGCCAGAATTTCCTGGAGGAATGAAAAAATTCTATAGCTATGTGGGGAATAACTTTGCAAAACCAGATATCGAAGGATTAGAAACCATCCGCATATCGGTAGCTTTTGTAATCGAAAAAGACGGAAGCTTGACTGACATTCGCGTGTTAAAAGACCCTGGATACGGATTAGGACAAGAAGCCATTCGAGTTTTGAAATCTTTAAAAACCAAATGGAATCCTGGAATTTTAAACGGCAAACCTATGCGTACAGCTTATACTCTGCCCATCATCATAAAAGCAGAATAA